Below is a window of Saccharomonospora viridis DSM 43017 DNA.
GTTGGTGCGCAGCTGCGTGTCACCGAGCGCGGTGTGCGCCGCGCGGGGGAACGTCGGACTGCCGAGCCACGTCACGGGGTTGCGACCCACGGCTGCTCCTCCGTACTCGCCAGGATCTCCGCCAGGTGCACGCTTCGCACGCCGGTGCGCAGTCGGGACAGACCACCACCAATGTGCATCAGACACGAGTTGTCGCCCGCGGTGAGCACCTGTGCGCCCGTGTCCTGCACGCAGCGCATCTTGTCGGCCAGCATGGCGGTGGACGTCTCCGCGTTCTTCAACGCGAACGTGCCGCCGAAACCGCAGCACTGTTCCGCCTGCGGTAACTCGACCAGCTGGAGACCCTTCACCTCGCGCAGCAGGCGCAACGGCTTGTCGCCCACGCCGAGCAGGCGAAGCGAGTGGCAGGTGGGGTGGTAGGTCACCCGGTGCGGAAAGTACGCACCGACGTCGGTGACCCCGAGGATGTCCACAATGAACTCGCTGAGTTCGTAGGTGCGTTCGACGGCGGGACTGGTCCCGCACAGACCGGGATGGAACTCGCGGACCATGCCCACGCACGAACCGGAGGGGGCCACCACGTAGTCGTAGCCGTCGAACACCTCCGCGTAGCGGCGGGCCAGCGGTGCGGCCTCGTCGTGGTAACCGGTGTTGTAGTGCATCTGCCCGCAGCACGTCTGGCCCAGCGGGAAATCGACCTCGCAGCCGAGCCGTTCAAGCAGCCGGACCACGGCTTTGGCGGTGTCGGGATACAGCGTGTCGGTGAGGCAGGTCGCGAACAGCGCCACGCGCGGTGTGGTCACGCGTGCTTCACCCGCACATCGTGAGACTGCGTACCCGTCACTTCGACCTCCGATGGGGACGTCGGTCCTCTCCTCATCCGGGACAGCACGCATCGAGGGTAATGTCGTGCTCCCCTTCCCACCAAGCGTGAGAAGTGGAATCGGGTCGGCTCACGCCTCGGCGAACACGGTCCGCCACCGACGCGGGTGAGGTTCGCCGGATCGGACCATGCGTCTCCACGTCGGATTTGGGCGCGGTGACCATGTCACCCGGCACACCCGATGCGGTTGAATACGATCATGACATCGGGGCAGCCGGACCTTATCGCGACATCTCCTCGGCCGGGGCATTACGAGATCGACCCCGCAGGGTCCACGGTCGCGTTCCGGACGACCCACCTGTTCGGACTGCTCCCGGTGCGTGGGACGTTCACCGTCTCCCGCGGGACCGTCGAGGTCGCCGAGTCGATCACCGAGTCCACGGTCCACGCGGAGATCGACATGGCCAGCTTCCGCACCCTCACCCCGCTGCGGGACACGGTCGTGCGCTCACGGCTGTACCTCGACACCGATCGGTATCCGACGAGCACCTTCGCATCGCAACGGTGGGACGGCGAGACCCTCACGGGCACGCTGACGGTACGGGACATCGCCAAACCGGCCACGCTCGTCGTGGGGCGATCCGTCGTGGACGGTGATTCCTTCACCGTCCACGCCACGGCGAGCGTCGACCGCACCGATTTCGGGGTGACCGCGACCCCGGGCATGCTCGGGCGGTTCCTTTCCTTCTTTCTGACCGTACGGTGTGTGCGGAAATGACCCGCTTTCGCGGACGCGATACCAACGATCCCTTCGGTGGCCGCGTCCGTGCCCGCAACACGTGACACCCCGAGGGTCCGCGACGGCCTCCGCACACGTGGTGTCACGTCCGCGGACAGTGCTTCACGAGTGGGTTCGCCGCCTCGCGTTGTCGTACTTGCGGACGGCGAACGCGGCCGCCTCGTCCAGCAGTCCACGGACCACCGGCCAGGTCTGCCGTGGATTGAGCACGCATACCCAGTGCTGCCCGGCATAGACCGGGTGGGGTAACAGGACGTCGAGGGCCGTCATGTCGTACTCGTGTGCCGGGTCGATCAGTTCCTGGAACCGAGCCCGCGGCAATCCGAGGTTCAGCCTGAACACCCCGGGCCTGTCGAGCCGGGAAGCCGTGTCGTAGGTATCGGAGGTGACGATGGTGGCCCAAGGCAGCTGTCGCTGCGGAGGGAGATCACCGTAGGGGTCGTACACGGCGAAGACATCGCCGTTCGCTTCGAGGAGTCGAGTGCCGGCATGAGCGGCGAGCGCATCGCGAATCTGATCGATATCCACCGCCCCAGTGGAGCAATTTATCGATCATCGAGGCGCAAGACAAGTGTCGCAAATCACAAAAATCAATACTTCGTGGCTATTCGGCCGGCTTCATCGTGCCTTCCCGAGCAGCCGAAGCCGATCACCGATTCGGACAACGCTCAAAAACCGGGATCTCGAACGGTCGCCAGGACGAGCGGCCACCGCTCGAACAATGCGAACGATCGACGACAACCCCTCTTGCGATTGCCTCCGGCACCACCCGCGACCGCTTCGGGGCACAAAAAAATCGCCCCGACCGAGGCCGGAACGATTCTCCTGGAGGTGGCCAGGGCCGGGGTCGAACCGGCGACCTTCCGCTTTTCAGGCGGACGCTCTACCAACTGAGCTACCTGGCCAGGACGCCGGTCCACCACCGGAACGCCGTTGCGACCCTGACGGGACTCGAACCCGCGACCTTCGCCGTGACAGGGCGACGCGCTAACCAACTGCGCCACAGGGCCATGTCGGTATTCAGTTATACCAGTGCTCCCAACGGGATTCGAACCCGCGTTGCCGCCTTGAAAGGGCGGAGTCCTAGGCCGCTAGACGATGGGAGCCCGATCGGTTCGGCGGACCGACCGACCGCGCTCTCAGGTCCCCCTGGGAGCGAGCACCAGTTTACACACCCCGAAACCCCCCTCCGCAGGGGGGTACCCAAGCCTCGAACGATACCGCTGACCGGCGAAGACTCGATCCAGCCGCCGGTCGGCCGCGGAATCGACCGCGATGCCGCCCGCCATGCGGCGACCACACCTCGACAACTCGACAACGCCCGTTCGATCGCCGAGTCGCGACCGGAGCGCCGAACGCCCGGCGACCACGTTCGGATCGAGGCCACGTCATCCGCTTCCCCACCTTCGCTTCCGCGATGTGGAAATTTTCCGCCGTTCCGGCGTCAAAAACGATGATTGATTGCCTACAGGCGCGTATAACCACTAACTTGACGGCCGGGTTGCCCAGATGCACGACAGGGGGTGTGCATCTTGGCAACCGCACTCTCGGAGCGGCACCTCACCGCACACGGCGCCACCGGCACGACACCGTGGCGCCATCAACCTCAAAGCCCTACCGCGACATCGCCGGCGCCGACAGCGTCTTCGGGCCCGTTCCGGGACTTGTCCAGGACTGTTCGGGCCAGCGCTGTCCAGGCACCACCTCAGCGCTGACGTCAGCGTTGCACCGGAGGACATCCACTCTCGTCCGGTGTCAACCCGAGCATGTCCAACAGGCGCGCACAGTCCTCCACCCCCGTCGCCCCGTGCGCCACGGCGAGCCGGGCCCTACGCACCTGATCGTCCGAGATCCGTGGAGTCTCCTGGCCGACCCGCTGCGTGGGCACACCCCCGTAGCGGATGCCGCGTTCCTCTCCCTCGTATCGAAGGAGGAACTGCCGTACCTCAACCGACCCGCTCATGACTCCTCCAAAGCTCGAAGTTGTGGCCGCGAGGCTAGCGACGCGCACGAATCACCCGCAGCCCCCCGGAGAGTGAACTATTGAACACGGAGAGTGCACAAAAGTGCCTGCGCGAGCGGCTGAGACCGGCGAATCCCACGCGGTGGACAGGTCACGGGCTGGAGGTCTTTTTCGTTCCAGCTTCGTTCCAGCACTCGCGATCGTGCTGAATGTCGTGTAACAATCGAGGTGCTGACACACCCCCGGTCAGCGCCTGTGGAGATCCCCTCCGGCCCCCGCGTTCCTCCCCCTGGCGCGGGGGCCTTCTCCTTCTCCGTACGTCGCCACGCTTCCCGCGGGTGTTACACCACCACCCGGACCACCCGGTCCAACGTGGCCGACCGCCTTCACGCCACACGAATCCCACCTTCGCGGCCTTGGGGCGGGATGTGCGTCGAACCACACGCGGGCGATCTTCGAGATACAACCGTTATCGTATGGCCGTGCCTCTTCCCTCATTCGGACGCAGCCGAAACAACAAGGCCGCGGGCCCAACACGTCGCCGTGACCGATCCGCGCCCGCAGTCGACGATTCGGCCGGCGAAGACCCCGAGCTCTCCAGCTACCTGGCGGCGCTCGCCCCCGAAAGCGACGCTGAAAGCACCGGCTCCGGACGACGGTTCGGGGAGGCCCAGGTGTACCAGCTGCGACTGAGCCACGCGGCCGGACAACAGCTCAAGGAGCTCGCCGCCGCACTCGGAACCTCACCCCAAGCCCTGGCCCAGGAATGGGTGCTGGAACGTCTGGCGAGCGAAACCGGAAACCGCCCCGAGGAACCGGCCCGCCACCTGCCACCGGAGCCCCCAGCGGAACCGCACCCGCCGGCGGACGACCTCTGGCCCACCGACGAACCCGCCACAGAAGAACTCTTCCTGAACCAGCACCAGTGGCCGGAGGAGTCCATGCCCGGCCGACCCCACTGACCGCGCATCCGTCCCCGAACTCGAAAGAAAAAGCGGGTCTCCGGCGACCAACAGCGCCGGAGACCCGCTTTTTGAGCGAGGCTTATTCGTCAGAGCCCGTCAGAGAGCACGAACCCTCTGCGCCTGCGGGCCCTTCTGGCCCTGTCCCACCTCGAACTCGACACGCTGGTTCTCCTCCAGCGTGCGGAAGCCACGGCCTTCGATCTCCGAGTAGTGGACGAACACGTCGCCCTCGCCACCGTCCTGGGCGATGAAGCCGAAGCCCTTCTCGGCGTTGAACCACTTCACAGTGCCTTGCGCCACCGTTGTACTCCTCGTTGCTGTTCCGCATGGACGTTCGCCGGAGCGTCTGTCCTGGCCGTCCCGGGCGGTTCCAACGAGACGAGCACGTAAGCGTGTTCGGCTAACGGCCCGCGTCAGAAGTTCCGCGAGTGTGAAGCCACTAACACGCAAAACGACGGCCACTATGAAGCCTACCGGCATTCGGCGGATTGCAAACCCCCTCATGCCGGTGTTGGTCCGTCCGGGCGGATCATTGACCGAAGAGTTGCGCGAAGAGCCGCTCTCCACGATCACACCCAGGGACCGCGTTTCACGCTTGTCCCTCCACCGCGGGGAACACGGAGGGGCCTCACAAACGTCATCAATACGAGTGACCAATCACGAACGTGTGAGTGTGATCACTTTTTTCCGGGGGCAACGAACACGTATCCCGGCACGTCAGCCTGGTGAAGCGGGGGAAGGGGCACACCTTGACAGATTCGACACCGACAGCCGCCAGAAGACCGATCACGATCCTGGCTGCCGTCCTGGCAATCATCCTCGGCCTTGCCGCATGTACCGGATCCGCAAGCGACGGCAACAGCGCGCAGGGGGCGCAGGAGGCGGACTCGCCTGCCGAGGTCGTCCTCGAGCCGAAGGCCGGCGCCGACGACGTCGCCCCACGTGATCCGGTATCGGTGACGGTCTCCGGGGGCACCATCACCGATGTCGAGCTCACCAACCCCGAGGGCAAGAAGGTCAAGGGTGAGCTGTCGGAGGACAGGACGACGTGGCAGGTCGCCGAGCCGCTCGGCTACGGCAAGACCTACACGTGGTCCGGCAGCGCCGTGGGCGGCGACGGCGAGACGGTGCCGATCGAGGGTTCGTTCACCACGGTCAACCCGGCCTCCACGAACAACGTGAAGTCGAACGTGGGCGACGACAAGACCTACGGCGTCGCCATGCCCGTCTCCCTCACGTTCGACGCACCGGTGAAGGACAAGGCCGCCGTCGAGAAGGCCCTGCGCATCGAGACGACCCCGGAGACCGAGGGCTCGTGGGCGTGGCTGGAGAACGACACCTCGGTGCATTGGCGGCCGAAGGAGTACTGGAAGCCGGGCACCAAGGTGAAAGTCCGCGCCGACCTCTACGGCATCCACATGGGCGGAGGCGTCTACGGCGCCAACGACCTCGAGGTGGACTTCAAGATCGGGCGTGAGCAGATCGTGAAGGCCGACACCCAGAAACACCGCATGGTGGTCTACCGCGACGGCAAGAAGGTGGCCGACTATCCGGCCAGCTTCGGACTCGAATCCGATCCCGGCCGGGTCACCCGCAGCGGCATCCACGTCGTGATGAGCAAGCACCCCACGTACTTCATGAACAACCCCGGCTACGGCTACGAGGACTTCGAGGTGCAGTGGGCGGTGCGGGTCTCCAACAACGGCGAGTTCGTCCACTCCGCGCCGTGGTCGGTGGGTGATCAGGGCAAACGCAACGTCTCCCACGGCTGCATCAACCTGGCACCGGCGAACGCCAAGGAGTACTACGACAGCGCGCTGATCGGCGACCCGATGGAGATCACGGGCAGCACGCAGGAACTCGGGCCCCAGGACGGCATGTACTACGACTGGACCTACTCCTGGGAGGAGTGGAAGTCCCTGTCGGCCCTCAACAGCTGAGTCGTCGGAACACGACGTGATCCGACGTTCCGATGTGGCGGTGGCCGCTTTGTGCGCCACCGCCACACGTCGGTGTTCGGCGAAGTCGTTAGCGTGATGCTGTGAGCACCACCGCACAGAACTGGCCGCCCGTCGAGGTGGAACCGCCGAAGCCACATCCCGACGCGCCCTCACCCGGCACCGCGCTGGAGCAACACTTCCACCACTGCTTCGGCTGCGGCGACGAGGTCGAGTCGGGCCTGCGCCTCCGGTCGACCGTCGCGGACGACAACGTCGTGGTGACGACGTTCGCCGTCACCAAGGCTCACCAGGGCTCCCCGGGGATCGCTCACGGTGGGTTGCTGTCGTGCGCGCTCGACGAGGCACTGGGCGCCACCGCCGGTAGGTTGCTCCAGATCCCTGTCGTGACCGCGCGACTGGAGACCGACTTCCGGCACCCCGTACCGGTGGACTCGACGCTCTACATCGTGTCCAGGATCGACGGCGTGGCCGGGCGCAAGGTCTACGTCAGTGGCGAGGGCAGGATCGACGCGACCGACGGCCAGCTGGCCATCGAGGGCCGCGGACTGTTCATCACCGTGGGCGTGGAGCACTTCCTCAAGCACGGGGACGCCGAACAGGTTCAGCGGCTGCGTGAGCGCTACGCGAGCTGGAACATCAACTTCTGATGTTCTTCGCCGTCCTCAGCCTCCTGATCGCGGTCGTCCACCTGTACCTGTGGAAGCGGCTGGTAGCCGACACGACGCCGCCGAGGAGCCGTTCCCGCCGGGTGGGCACGGCCGTGCTCGTGACCTTCCTGATGCTGATGATGGCGGCGTTGTCGCTGGGGACGAGTGTTCCACCGGACATCGCCCGATGGTTCGCCTGGCCGGGGTACCTGTGGTTGGCGGTGTTCTTCTACCTGCTGCTGACCCTGCTCGTGTTGGAACTGCCCCGGCTGGTGCTGCGGCGCTGGCTGCGTGGCGGGCGGGACGAACCCGGGGAGAGCGGGACGAGTCGGAGGCGGCGGGGAGCCGGAAAGCGCGCGGGGCACGGTGCCTGTGTGGGCGAAACGAGCGACGAACCGAGCGGCGGTACCCGACTGGACTCGCCCGCCGCGGCGAACATCGGTTCCGGCACCGAGATCTCCCGCCGAACGGCGTTGGCCCGTGGTTCGGCGCTGGTCGCGAGCGCGGTGGCGGTGGGCTTGACCGGCTACGGCGTGAGCGTCGCCATGGGACCGCCGACCGTCACCCGGGTACCGATCACCCTGCGCCGGCTGGACCCCCGCGTCGAGGGCTGCCGCATCGCCCTCATCAGCGACGTACATCTGGGACCGATCATCGGCAGATCGTTCACCCAACGCATCGTCGACCTGGTCAACGTCGAACGGGTGGACGCCGTGGCCATCGCGGGTGACTTGGTGGACGGCGACGTCGCCGATCTGGCCGACGCGGCCGCCCCGCTCGCAAAACTGCGCAGCACCCACGGCACCTACTACGTCACCGGTAACCACGAGTACTACTCCGGGTACCGACAGTGGATCGAGTACCTGCCCACCCTGGGGGTCCGCCCCCTGCGCAACGAACGGGTGGAGATCCACCACAACGGCGGCGTGTTCGACCTCGCGGGCA
It encodes the following:
- a CDS encoding metallophosphoesterase — translated: MFFAVLSLLIAVVHLYLWKRLVADTTPPRSRSRRVGTAVLVTFLMLMMAALSLGTSVPPDIARWFAWPGYLWLAVFFYLLLTLLVLELPRLVLRRWLRGGRDEPGESGTSRRRRGAGKRAGHGACVGETSDEPSGGTRLDSPAAANIGSGTEISRRTALARGSALVASAVAVGLTGYGVSVAMGPPTVTRVPITLRRLDPRVEGCRIALISDVHLGPIIGRSFTQRIVDLVNVERVDAVAIAGDLVDGDVADLADAAAPLAKLRSTHGTYYVTGNHEYYSGYRQWIEYLPTLGVRPLRNERVEIHHNGGVFDLAGINDATGYQWQDPGDVEQALAGRDPARAVVLLAHQPVDFTQAVDHDVDLLLAGHTHGGQLTPFEVAVQVQQGAVAGLYQRGNTKMYVTRGAGFWGPPVRVGAPPDITVVELRRG
- a CDS encoding L,D-transpeptidase, with amino-acid sequence MTDSTPTAARRPITILAAVLAIILGLAACTGSASDGNSAQGAQEADSPAEVVLEPKAGADDVAPRDPVSVTVSGGTITDVELTNPEGKKVKGELSEDRTTWQVAEPLGYGKTYTWSGSAVGGDGETVPIEGSFTTVNPASTNNVKSNVGDDKTYGVAMPVSLTFDAPVKDKAAVEKALRIETTPETEGSWAWLENDTSVHWRPKEYWKPGTKVKVRADLYGIHMGGGVYGANDLEVDFKIGREQIVKADTQKHRMVVYRDGKKVADYPASFGLESDPGRVTRSGIHVVMSKHPTYFMNNPGYGYEDFEVQWAVRVSNNGEFVHSAPWSVGDQGKRNVSHGCINLAPANAKEYYDSALIGDPMEITGSTQELGPQDGMYYDWTYSWEEWKSLSALNS
- a CDS encoding cold-shock protein; its protein translation is MAQGTVKWFNAEKGFGFIAQDGGEGDVFVHYSEIEGRGFRTLEENQRVEFEVGQGQKGPQAQRVRAL
- a CDS encoding PaaI family thioesterase, whose protein sequence is MSTTAQNWPPVEVEPPKPHPDAPSPGTALEQHFHHCFGCGDEVESGLRLRSTVADDNVVVTTFAVTKAHQGSPGIAHGGLLSCALDEALGATAGRLLQIPVVTARLETDFRHPVPVDSTLYIVSRIDGVAGRKVYVSGEGRIDATDGQLAIEGRGLFITVGVEHFLKHGDAEQVQRLRERYASWNINF
- a CDS encoding (Fe-S)-binding protein, translating into MALFATCLTDTLYPDTAKAVVRLLERLGCEVDFPLGQTCCGQMHYNTGYHDEAAPLARRYAEVFDGYDYVVAPSGSCVGMVREFHPGLCGTSPAVERTYELSEFIVDILGVTDVGAYFPHRVTYHPTCHSLRLLGVGDKPLRLLREVKGLQLVELPQAEQCCGFGGTFALKNAETSTAMLADKMRCVQDTGAQVLTAGDNSCLMHIGGGLSRLRTGVRSVHLAEILASTEEQPWVATP
- a CDS encoding DUF6194 family protein, whose translation is MDIDQIRDALAAHAGTRLLEANGDVFAVYDPYGDLPPQRQLPWATIVTSDTYDTASRLDRPGVFRLNLGLPRARFQELIDPAHEYDMTALDVLLPHPVYAGQHWVCVLNPRQTWPVVRGLLDEAAAFAVRKYDNARRRTHS
- a CDS encoding YceI family protein codes for the protein MTSGQPDLIATSPRPGHYEIDPAGSTVAFRTTHLFGLLPVRGTFTVSRGTVEVAESITESTVHAEIDMASFRTLTPLRDTVVRSRLYLDTDRYPTSTFASQRWDGETLTGTLTVRDIAKPATLVVGRSVVDGDSFTVHATASVDRTDFGVTATPGMLGRFLSFFLTVRCVRK